The following are encoded together in the Humulus lupulus chromosome 5, drHumLupu1.1, whole genome shotgun sequence genome:
- the LOC133777962 gene encoding peroxidase 20 produces the protein MEYLMRILFIVLALVLHGKKTFSGDVAPPLVYNYYKETCPFAEEIIRRQVEIAVLKEPRVAASLLRLHFHDCFVMGCDASVLLDDFEGIVSEKQATTNLNSLRGFEVIDNIKYYLGMSCPCTVSCADILAIAARDAVHLRGGPNWEVLLGRRDSLEANLSGANKFIPAPNSSLETLVANFDQQGLDVADLVALSGSHTMGQARCVSFRQRAYDAEFFHEHYDRYKRYTTFRRILRSICPASGKDHRLAPLDLVTPAQFDNHYFHNLLQGKGLLGSDTVLISQDHEGVILKQVLAYASDEKLFFDSFVKSIVKMGNINVLTGNQGEIRRNCRFVNT, from the exons ATGGAGTACTTGATGAGGATATTATTCATTGTCCTAGCTTTGGTTTTACATGGCAAAAAAACTTTTAGTGGGGATGTAGCACCACCTCTAGTCTATAACTATTACAAAGAAACTTGTCCCTTTGCAGAAGAGATCATTAGGCGTCAAGTAGAGATTGCAGTGCTCAAAGAGCCTCGAGTGGCCGCTTCTCTTCTCCGTCTTCATTTTCATGATTGCTTCGTCATG GGATGCGATGCATCGGTACTTTTGGACGACTTTGAAGGAATAGTGAGTGAGAAACAGGCTACTACTAACTTGAATTCACTAAGAGGATTTGAGGTCATAGATAATATCAAGTACTACTTGGGAATGTCATGTCCTTGTACTGTTTCTTGTGCTGACATTCTGGCCATTGCTGCTCGTGATGCTGTTCACCTG AGAGGAGGGCCAAATTGGGAAGTTTTGTTAGGCAGGAGAGACTCATTGGAAGCAAACTTAAGTGGGGCCAACAAGTTCATCCCTGCACCAAATTCTTCTCTTGAGACCCTCGTTGCCAATTTTGACCAACAAGGACTAGATGTTGCAGACTTGGTTGCTTTATCAG GAAGCCATACAATGGGACAGGCAAGATGTGTAAGTTTCAGACAAAGAGCCTATGATGCGGAATTCTTTCATGAACATTATGACAGGTACAAGAGATACACCACATTTCGAAGAATTCTGCGGTCCATATGCCCAGCATCTGGGAAAGATCACAGATTAGCTCCTCTTGATCTTGTGACTCCAGCCCAATTTGACAACCATTACTTCCACAACCTTCTTCAAGGAAAAGGCTTGTTAGGATCTGACACTGTACTCATCAGCCAAGATCATGAAGGGGTAATCCTTAAACAGGTTTTGGCTTATGCCTCAGATGAGAAGCTTTtctttgattcatttgttaagtcAATAGTCAAGATGGGCAACATCAATGTCCTCACAGGAAACCAAGGAGAAATTAGAAGGAATTGTAGATTTGTAAATACTTAG